A region from the Vicia villosa cultivar HV-30 ecotype Madison, WI linkage group LG3, Vvil1.0, whole genome shotgun sequence genome encodes:
- the LOC131655053 gene encoding fasciclin-like arabinogalactan protein 14 — translation MGLRNSYVLCMALMLSFSSINCFDITKILGQNPEFSTFNKYLTETKLAEQINAAKAVTVLALDNTDIAPLAGKSLDAIKTVIGTHIVTDFYDEKKLVEAIGSHAELATLSPASGLAAKIYVALINEGEVAFSSAVAGSTFDTKLVKTVTTEAGVVSVLQVTQPIVKVADSAPALSTPVLASGAAAKVASPTASVEAPKSQAAGAPAPSASSRTTFGFIGVVMAFASIFVSL, via the coding sequence ATGGGTTTGAGAAACTCCTATGTTCTGTGCATGGCACTTATGTTGTCTTTCTCTTCAATTAACTGTTTTGACATAACAAAAATTCTAGGACAAAACCCAGAATTCTCCACTTTCAACAAATACCTAACGGAAACCAAGTTGGCTGAACAAATCAACGCTGCTAAAGCCGTTACAGTTCTCGCCCTCGATAATACCGATATCGCTCCTCTCGCTGGTAAATCACTCGACGCCATTAAAACCGTTATTGGGACCCACATTGTAACCGATTTCTACGATGAGAAGAAACTCGTTGAAGCCATTGGAAGCCATGCAGAATTGGCTACACTTTCACCGGCTTCCGGCTTAGCCGCTAAGATCTACGTGGCACTTATTAATGAAGGTGAGGTGGCATTTAGTTCCGCTGTTGCGGGTTCAACTTTTGATACTAAGCTTGTTAAAACCGTTACGACCGAAGCTGGAGTCGTATCGGTTCTTCAGGTTACGCAACCTATTGTTAAGGTTGCTGATTCAGCTCCGGCGTTATCAACGCCGGTGCTTGCTTCCGGTGCTGCTGCCAAGGTTGCTTCACCCACCGCGTCTGTTGAGGCACCTAAGAGTCAGGCTGCTGGTGCACCTGCTCCTAGTGCTTCTTCTCGTACCACCTTTGGGTTTATTGGTGTTGTCATGGCTTTTGCTTCCATTTTTGTTTCTTTGTAA